The following coding sequences are from one Aethina tumida isolate Nest 87 chromosome 2, icAetTumi1.1, whole genome shotgun sequence window:
- the LOC126264651 gene encoding venom allergen 5-like, which produces MLRSVVVFVFVFLFSLSQSKKDVDYCILDCNGETNTKCRRSDCSPVPGCKEEPMTDDIRRYFVDVHNKLRNQLALGEDLNFKDTVSNMRAISYDTELEEMARCHVNECKFGGSNVHDKCRRTSAFKWVGQNVHYDKSSSFSNSWLYPNNTLYVVNSWYKEIIYLDPSTYEYFRYKLKDGIKNEKQVGHFTQLVWADTYKIGCARATKKFDQSVYKHGILFVCNYGPGGNIRSRQILKKGSPCSNCPANLTCNSKYAGLCGEVDKISGGNQIKSVYTPIASVFICAYLIF; this is translated from the coding sequence ATGTTGAGGTCGGTTGTGGTGTTTGTATTCGTTTTTTTATTCAGCCTCTCACAATCAAAAAAAGACGTGGATTACTGCATCCTTGATTGTAATGGTGAAACTAACACAAAGTGTAGAAGATCAGATTGTTCACCAGTTCCGGGATGTAAAGAAGAACCAATGACTGATGATATTAGAAGGTACTTTGTGGACGTCCACAACAAATTACGAAATCAGCTTGCTCTAGGTGAAGATTTGAATTTTAAGGATACCGTTTCGAATATGAGAGCCATTAGTTATGATACGGAATTGGAAGAAATGGCTCGGTGTCATGTCAATGAATGCAAATTTGGTGGTTCCAACGTTCATGACAAGTGCAGGCGTACTAGTGCATTTAAATGGGTGGGACAAAACGTTCACTACGACAAGAGCAGTTCTTTTTCCAATAGTTGGCTCTATCCGAACAATACACTATACGTCGTAAACAGTTGGTACAaagaaatcatttatttagatccGAGCACctatgaatattttagatacaaaCTAAAAGACGGTATAAAGAATGAGAAACAAGTAGGGCATTTTACCCAGTTGGTTTGGGCAGACACCTACAAAATTGGATGTGCAAGAGCAACAAAAAAATTCGATCAGTCTGTTTACAAACatggaattttatttgtgtgtaACTATGGTCCTGGTGGCAATATACGTAGTaggcaaatattaaaaaaaggaagCCCTTGTTCGAACTGTCCAGCTAATTTAACTTGCAACTCTAAGTATGCTGGTTTGTGCGGAGAAGTTGACAAAATCAGCGGGGGTAATCAGATTAAATCCGTTTATACTCCAATTGCGTCTGTTTTTATTTGTgcgtacttaattttttaa
- the LOC109595726 gene encoding DNA polymerase delta subunit 3-like isoform X1: protein MDSATEDLYMQQLQELVRDEDKIITLPIVASKFNLNVQAARDLLQKFSKDNKDLIATYMITGITKENKKRAVIMLKNEDTQKKDDIFESISGQTIFSIQKSDNVDFNTIFMANKEELANRESSLQGYIVSKNSVKRVLKTKKLPPPPVPTIKGRSTVFFKQQKPEEKKEETPSAFNKKEQNAEQKSPASKKPDNKGKPGALANMFSKMPIKPKKEQDTNQKDDKENVNGKDDLNMEVDVNEDEDKSTVSETTKIVKEQPKTDSKKTSKRPRTEKSNDAPNKKRKRIIQKNDSDSDDLFENEEEENENIIEKSDDEPEPVKVKPTFVPKNKRRKAVEKTYEDDEGFIVTKTEYVFESASDEEEPPKKPPEPKANPQKKVDKKNSSNSETEVSPKSNSKGKKGKKETKSQPSIMSFFKKK from the exons atggatagTGCAACTGAGGATTTGTACATGCAACAATTACAAGAGCTCGTCAGAGATGAagacaaaatt ATTACTCTTCCTATAGTtgcatcaaaatttaatttgaacgtTCAAGCTGCTAGagatttgttacaaaaattcaGTAAAGATAACAAAGATTTGATTGCTACATACATGATAACAGGAATTACGAAGGAGAATAAGAAAAGGGCTgtgattatgttaaaaaatgaagacACACAAAAGAAAGATGATATATTTGAGAGCATATCTGGACAAACGATATTCAGTATACAAAAGAGTGATAATGTAGATTTTAACACAATATTCATGGCAAACAAAGAAGAACTGGCCAACCGAGAGTCATCATT ACAGGGTTATATAGTAAGTAAAAACAGTGTGAAAAGggtattaaaaactaaaaagttgCCACCTCCACCTGTGCCAACAATTAAAGGCAGATCAACAGTAttctttaaacaacaaaagcCAGAAGAGAAGAAAGAAGAAACACCCTCGGCTTTCAATAAGAAAGAACAAAATGCTGAGCAAAAGTCCCCAGCAAGTAAGAAACCTGACAACAAGGGTAAACCGGGGGCTTTGGCAAACATGTTTAGCAAAATGCCTATTAAACCTAAAAAGGAACAAGATACCAATCAGAAAGATGACAAAGAAAATGTTAATGGTAAAGATG atTTGAACATGGAAGTAGATGTGAATGAAGATGAGGATAAAAGTACAGTTTCAGAAACAACAAAGATAGTAAAAG aacaACCTAAAACTGACAGtaaaaaaacaagtaaaagGCCCAGAACAGAAAAATCTAATGATGCTCCTaacaagaaaaggaaaaggattATACAAAAGAATGATTCAGATAGTGATG ATTTGTTCGAaaatgaagaagaagaaaatgaaaatattattgaaaaatctgatGATGAGCCAGAGCCAGTCAAAGTGAAACCTACATTTGTGCCAAAGAATAAACGAAGGAAAGCCGTCGAAAAAACATATGAAGATGATGAAGGTTTTATtg TGACAAAAACTGAATACGTTTTTGAGAGTGCATCAGATGAAGAAGAACCACCTAAAAAACCACCAGAACCAAAAGCCAATCCTCAGAAAAAAGTTGACAAGAAGAACAGCAGTAATTCTGAAACTGAAGTATCCCCTAAAAGTAATTCTAAGGGTAAAAAAGGAAAGAAGGAAACTAAAAGTCAACCATCAATTATGAGtttctttaagaaaaaataa
- the LOC109595726 gene encoding DNA polymerase delta subunit 3-like isoform X2 has product MDSATEDLYMQQLQELVRDEDKIITLPIVASKFNLNVQAARDLLQKFSKDNKDLIATYMITGITKENKKRAVIMLKNEDTQKKDDIFESISGQTIFSIQKSDNVDFNTIFMANKEELANRESSLQGYIVSKNSVKRVLKTKKLPPPPVPTIKGRSTVFFKQQKPEEKKEETPSAFNKKEQNAEQKSPASKKPDNKGKPGALANMFSKMPIKPKKEQDTNQKDDKENVNDLNMEVDVNEDEDKSTVSETTKIVKEQPKTDSKKTSKRPRTEKSNDAPNKKRKRIIQKNDSDSDDLFENEEEENENIIEKSDDEPEPVKVKPTFVPKNKRRKAVEKTYEDDEGFIVTKTEYVFESASDEEEPPKKPPEPKANPQKKVDKKNSSNSETEVSPKSNSKGKKGKKETKSQPSIMSFFKKK; this is encoded by the exons atggatagTGCAACTGAGGATTTGTACATGCAACAATTACAAGAGCTCGTCAGAGATGAagacaaaatt ATTACTCTTCCTATAGTtgcatcaaaatttaatttgaacgtTCAAGCTGCTAGagatttgttacaaaaattcaGTAAAGATAACAAAGATTTGATTGCTACATACATGATAACAGGAATTACGAAGGAGAATAAGAAAAGGGCTgtgattatgttaaaaaatgaagacACACAAAAGAAAGATGATATATTTGAGAGCATATCTGGACAAACGATATTCAGTATACAAAAGAGTGATAATGTAGATTTTAACACAATATTCATGGCAAACAAAGAAGAACTGGCCAACCGAGAGTCATCATT ACAGGGTTATATAGTAAGTAAAAACAGTGTGAAAAGggtattaaaaactaaaaagttgCCACCTCCACCTGTGCCAACAATTAAAGGCAGATCAACAGTAttctttaaacaacaaaagcCAGAAGAGAAGAAAGAAGAAACACCCTCGGCTTTCAATAAGAAAGAACAAAATGCTGAGCAAAAGTCCCCAGCAAGTAAGAAACCTGACAACAAGGGTAAACCGGGGGCTTTGGCAAACATGTTTAGCAAAATGCCTATTAAACCTAAAAAGGAACAAGATACCAATCAGAAAGATGACAAAGAAAATGTTAATG atTTGAACATGGAAGTAGATGTGAATGAAGATGAGGATAAAAGTACAGTTTCAGAAACAACAAAGATAGTAAAAG aacaACCTAAAACTGACAGtaaaaaaacaagtaaaagGCCCAGAACAGAAAAATCTAATGATGCTCCTaacaagaaaaggaaaaggattATACAAAAGAATGATTCAGATAGTGATG ATTTGTTCGAaaatgaagaagaagaaaatgaaaatattattgaaaaatctgatGATGAGCCAGAGCCAGTCAAAGTGAAACCTACATTTGTGCCAAAGAATAAACGAAGGAAAGCCGTCGAAAAAACATATGAAGATGATGAAGGTTTTATtg TGACAAAAACTGAATACGTTTTTGAGAGTGCATCAGATGAAGAAGAACCACCTAAAAAACCACCAGAACCAAAAGCCAATCCTCAGAAAAAAGTTGACAAGAAGAACAGCAGTAATTCTGAAACTGAAGTATCCCCTAAAAGTAATTCTAAGGGTAAAAAAGGAAAGAAGGAAACTAAAAGTCAACCATCAATTATGAGtttctttaagaaaaaataa
- the LOC109605603 gene encoding uncharacterized protein LOC109605603, translated as MPYKYIGRTHDLVGKSLWEIVGNLKNFGVGRIVTRSRFERYPEPTYMKIIKVETLPNPEKPSLDNTRKVKVWVEKVFRGVKHPKPVLIESASYKPDYKLIPKDQEESYCRLSEVKDKSAKILPKTLELPPILAELIKRDILAKGEKITEQPTIEAVYNKSMNNSNYRIAKDGEKPTVSIPVGLGTPVSPGLYADVKL; from the exons atgccgtataaatatattggtaGGACGCACGATTTAGTCGGCAAGTCATTATGGGAAATCGTTGGCAACTTGAAAAATTTCGGCGTTGGCCGTATTGTTACCCGGAGCAGATTTGAGCGATATCCGGAACCCACATACATGAAAATCATTAAAGTCGAGACGTTACCTAATCCCGAAAAGCCCAGTTTAGAC AACACCAGAAAAGTGAAAGTGTGGGTGGAGAAAGTGTTTCGAGGAGTAAAGCATCCTAAACCTGTACTAATAGAATCAGCCAGTTATAAACCTGACTACAAACTAATACCAAAGGATCAGGAAGAGTCCTATTGTAGATTGTCAGAAGTTAAAGATAAATCTGCCAAAATCCTCCCCAAAACTCTAGAATTACCACCAATTTTAGCTGAATTGATTAAAAGAGATATTTTAGCCAAGGGAGAGAAAATTACAGAACAACCAACAATTGAAGCTGTGTATAATAAATCTATGAACAATTCAAACTATAGAATTGCAAAGGATGGTGAAAAACCTACTGTTTCAATACCAGTTGGTTTGGGCACTCCTGTTTCACCTGGTTTATATGCAGatgttaaattgtaa
- the LOC109595733 gene encoding IQ domain-containing protein K isoform X2: MVDNVFPVLKPAMKVMLEKAVENDSCYIPKTVFDGVDFLCEYLYYENPNHPERKENIVPLHELEWVKKSLKESPRPFYPKHRIWKKEYGALIIQCWFRGHTVRSRPEVQEVRQFWRTLEKPLVVDETEIPESITETGLNESL, translated from the exons ATGGTGGACAACGTGTTCCCAGTATTAAAACCAGCCATGAAAGTAATGTTGGAAAAGGCAGTGGAAAATGATAGTTGTTAC ATTCCGAAAACCGTTTTTGACGGTGTCGATTTTCTCTGCGAGTATTTGTATTACGAAAATCCCAATCATCCAGAGAGAAAAGAAAATATCGTTCCTTTACACGAATTGGAGTGGGTGAAAAAGTCGTTAAAGGAAAG tccTAGGCCTTTTTACCCAAAGCATCGAATTTGGAAAAAGGAATATGGTGCCCTTATAATCCAGTGTTGGTTCAGGGGTCATACTGTGCGATCTCGCCCTGAAGTTCAAGAAGTCCGGCAATTTTGGAGA ACTTTAGAAAAACCGTTGGTGGTTGATGAAACAGAAATTCCGGAATCAATTACTGAAACTGGTTTAAACGAAAGTCTCTGA
- the LOC109595733 gene encoding IQ domain-containing protein K isoform X1 has translation METIKKAAKCGKGNKEKSDTLKSQGQNILWENICDEYLQMKNLILEYIKEKDNQPKISYSPTVQFMVDNVFPVLKPAMKVMLEKAVENDSCYIPKTVFDGVDFLCEYLYYENPNHPERKENIVPLHELEWVKKSLKESPRPFYPKHRIWKKEYGALIIQCWFRGHTVRSRPEVQEVRQFWRTLEKPLVVDETEIPESITETGLNESL, from the exons ATGGAAACTATCAAAAAAGCAGCAAAATGTGGCAAaggaaacaaagaaaaatcaGACACATTAAAATCACAaggtcaaaatatattatgggaAAATATTTGCGACgaatatttacaaatgaaaAACCTAATTTTAGAGTACATTAAAGAAAAGGATAATCAACCCAAAATATCATACAGTCCCACCGTGCAATTTATGGTGGACAACGTGTTCCCAGTATTAAAACCAGCCATGAAAGTAATGTTGGAAAAGGCAGTGGAAAATGATAGTTGTTAC ATTCCGAAAACCGTTTTTGACGGTGTCGATTTTCTCTGCGAGTATTTGTATTACGAAAATCCCAATCATCCAGAGAGAAAAGAAAATATCGTTCCTTTACACGAATTGGAGTGGGTGAAAAAGTCGTTAAAGGAAAG tccTAGGCCTTTTTACCCAAAGCATCGAATTTGGAAAAAGGAATATGGTGCCCTTATAATCCAGTGTTGGTTCAGGGGTCATACTGTGCGATCTCGCCCTGAAGTTCAAGAAGTCCGGCAATTTTGGAGA ACTTTAGAAAAACCGTTGGTGGTTGATGAAACAGAAATTCCGGAATCAATTACTGAAACTGGTTTAAACGAAAGTCTCTGA